A region of the Perognathus longimembris pacificus isolate PPM17 chromosome 7, ASM2315922v1, whole genome shotgun sequence genome:
tgggtgctatccctgagctcttttagctcaaggctagcactctaccactttgagccacagctccatttcagactttctagtgactaattggagataggagtcacatggactttcctgccaggggatggttttgaaccatggttcctcagatcgcaacctcctgagaaactaagattacaggcgtgaaccacctgcATCCACTTAATCTTTCAAGTcgtttttataataaataatttgCTTAGTAATCAGATCAgggaacctgtaatcctagctactcaggaggctgagatctgaagattgcagttcaaatccagcctggatagaaaagtccccatgagaatcttgtttccaattaaccactcaaaaactggaagtggcgctgtggatctaagtggtagagcactagtcttgagcaaaagagctggggacagccagtgcccaagccctgagttcaagccccaagactgacacacacaaaaaaaaagacaccaaaaatGCAGTATCAATGGAGTATCAAAATACTccaacccgggctggggatatagcctagtggcaagagtgcctgcctcggatacacgaggccctaggttcgattccccagcaccacatatacagaaaacgaccagaagcggcgctgtggctcaagtggcagagtgctagccttgagcgggaagaagccagggacagtgctcaggccctgagtccaaggcccaggactggcaaaaaaaaaaaaaaaaaaaaaatactccaacCCACAACTTAATACATGCAAAAGTAGAGAAAGCCACTTATTGAGTCAAGACCATACAATACCAAGCAGAAACTTTTGCCTTAAGTATAGGCAAGGCAAACCATCAGTGAATTCTTTCCCTTGTTCTGTATTTAAGATATTAGTAATCCCCAATTCCTAAgtacctttctcctccctccctccctccttccctcccctcccctcccttccctttccccctctcctccccatcccctccccctcccctcataTTAATGCTAAGACCTTCATtgtcttttaaaatcattttagaaagagaaagatgacAAGTGGAAAAGAGGGAGTGAAGCAGCtccagagaaaaaaatggaacctGTTGTTTTTGAGAAAGTGAAAATGGTACGTGGGAACGTGATTGACTATATGGATGGATGGTTTGGGGAGTTTACATGTGAGGACGAAAAGGGCTGAAGGCTTAATGGCTAGTTATGTGTGTACATGGCAATACATATTCTATCATTGCACCTGATATGTGCAAATCAATTTGCCTGCTGCCATTTCTGTTCCCCATTGCCTGTTGAAGCTTGGTGTGTTCTTTGCCACTTCTCTTTGGGGCTTGGGACTGCATCTGTTCTCTCTGTACATTCATGTCAGAATGCCACATCTGTGTGACACCTTCCAAACAGACTCCACCTCTACATTAGTTCTTCTCTTGCTAGAACTTCTGTACCTCACTTTCCTTCTGCAGTTAAGagcagtcaggggctgggaatatggcctagtagcaagagtgcttccttgtatacatgaagccctgggttcgattcctcagcaccacatatatagaaaatggccagaagtggcactgtggctcaagtagcagagtgctagccttgagcaaaaagaagccagggacagtgctcaggccctgagtccaagccctagaactggccaaaaaaaaaaaaagcagtcagaAGTCAGGCCATACTGACTTCTTTTTCCAGGACACACTGCAGATCTCATAGTAAAAACTTAAGAGTCCTGGGAGAGGACTTTTTTTTACTATTGCTTAAgaaggagtttttttgttttgttttgaatcatCACTGAAATGCGTTGTCTCTAGACATAGTTGCTAGGAATGGTGGAAAAGTAAATTAGGaatctttagtttgtttttacgtgtcagtactggggcttgaactcagggccttatattctcacttacttggctttttctgctcaaagctggcactttaccatttaagTTACacttccactttcatctttttttggggggagggagtagtggctggctaattgaagataagaatctctcagatttggctgtcctggctagttttgaatttcagtcctcaaatcttagccttccaagcattacagatgtgagacaccaaaAATTTGTTGGAAATTTGTTGGCTGTTGACTCTTATATAATCAGATACCTACTTTTATACTTGATTTTCCCGGGACCAAAAATTGTTGTTTCTGTTGGATCCCCTGGTCAGTGGTTGTTCTGGTTTCAGGAAGAGCAGGTACCTCCTGTCCAGAAGGCTAGCCAAGTACAGACAACACCTGTTTTTCACTGCAGCTCTTGTTTAAGCACTCATAATAGCTGGCACTTCCTGAATCTTGTTTCTTTGGTAATTGTCCTTGAATAACGCCAGCCACAAGAATATCTGTGGCTTTACAGTAgaagaggctgggggtggggggctagcTAAAAACAcctgcttgattttttttaataacattgTTTTACCTTAGCCGCAGAAAAAAGAAGATCCACAGCTACCTCGGAAAAGTTCCCCGAAATCCACAGCACCTGTCATGGATTTGTTGGGTCTTGGTAAGAATTAGACTTTTCAACTCTCATTATCTTGTACATTTGATGAATACTCAGAGACCTGTGAAGGTTGGTAGAGGTGGGATTCCAGTGTATGTCTTCTTACTGCCGTTATCCTCATGTTCTTCCTGTTATTCTTTAACATTTGAGCAGTTGTTTGGAGCCAGAGTCCCCATGTGCTATCTATGTGACCTTGTGATTTACTTAACTTATCTatattacttttccttttttttttttgtcagtcctgaggcttggactcagggcctgtgcactggctcctttttgctcaaggctagcactccaccacttgagccacagcgccacttctggctttttgtttatgtcgtgctgaggaatcgaacccagggcttcatgcatgctaggcaagcactctaccactagccacatttCCACCTCTGTATTACTTTTCCTAACTGTGCAGTGAGGATGATAACAGACTCTACTTCCAAGGTGTTGTTGAAAGAATTAAGTGATATAATACTGCTAAAACTCCTAGTCCTGccagtgcccatggctcatgactgtagtcctggcttctcaggaggccgagatctgaagattgcagttcaaagcaagtccaggcagaaaagtccctgtgagactcttaactccagttaaccatccaaaacctggaagtggcactgtggctcaaagtggtagagcgctaaccttgagcaaaagaggtcaggcctaggccctgggttcaagccccacgacggacaataaaataaaaattctagtcCTATTTCTGGCTCATTGAGCACTCAATAAACATTAGCATTTTCACTAGAAAGTACTTCTAGGCCTTTTGCCTCTCTCCTGTACTCTATTTTTATGTCCTTATCCCTTAATTTTCCATGTGTGATCAGTTCTGAAATGACCTGTTACCTTATGgtcattttctctttcaaatctTGTTTGCCACTTGCAGGATGCAAGCCTGTTTTCTACCCCACTCAGCACTGGTGGCTGCACTTTAGTCCATTGTTGCTGGTTTAAGTTATTGGCTATTTAACTGTATTATTTTTGTACCTTTCATTATTCTCTGAAAATGAATTCCAAACAGGGAGCCAGCCCTGTCTCAGCTGTGGTGCTGAGCCTTTTGGTTTGGATTTCTTCTGTCCTGTGCCTACCAGCAAAGGCTATCAGCTACCCCAGAGCTCCTTTGGGAATGCGGGTGagacttcttttgagaagtcCCATCCAAGCTATGTGAGTCCAGAAGACTAGATTTCTAGGCTTCCAATGGAGCAGTAGACCTTGTCTGTCCACTTTGTTGTTTAGAATAGAAGAAAGGTGTGGTCTTACTAAGCAATGCTGCATTTTAACTTCATCTCTATTTCTAGATGCTCCTGTGGCCTGCTCCATTACAAATAGTAAGACCAGCAATACCTTAGAGAAGGATTTAGATCTTTTGGCCTCCGTTTCATCCCCTTCTTCAGTTTCCAGAAAGGTGAGTCTTCTGTGCTTTTTAGGAttaaagaacattctagaaagcaTGATCACTTCATCACAAAACTGAGTTGTGCTTTTTTTTGTGGAACTGGACTTGGATTTCCTTGATTCTTCTCTTAATGCTGTTTCATCTCAGTCACatcttactattattattttataccaTTTCATCTCCTGTCCCCCAAAGTGTGGCTCTTTGAATGGACTTAAATGGAAGTCATCGTATTATAAAGGCTGATACTTTGGGTCAGCTTTTCAGTGTGAGCTCTTGCCAAGGTACTGACAGCATGAAAGACTTGAACTGTCATGGTTATCAAGTATGTGATGCCTGCAGTATTGCAGCAGCATGCCaggtatctctttttttttgttgtttgtttgtttgtttgtttggccagtcctgggccttggactcagggcctgagcactgtccctggcttccttttgctcaaggctaacactctgccacttgagccacagcgccacttctggctgttttctgtatatgtggtgctggggcctcgaacccagggccttatgtatacgaggcaagctctcttgccactaggccatatccccagcccgccaggTATCTCTTGTATAGCTTTTTGTATATTTTACTAATGACGTCAAATCTTCAGAACCCCACAAAGGAGATATAGTTAGATGAGGAAACATTTCAGAAAAGTTACAGGACTACCCTGTGGTCATACAATGGGTAAATGGGCACACTGGGATCTAAAATCAGTTCTCCCTGTTTTGTCATTTAtgggtagttttgttttttttcctaccaaATCATATCACTTTGCAGAAGAACATAGAATTGTACCAGAGCTTAGCTATCACATTTTgggatatttaatgataaaaacGTCAGATATTGTCTTAATGTGAGTTTCCAGTTCTTATCGGAAAGGTGAGAAGCAGCAGAAGGTGAGGAGGTGATcacagagacccccccccccccatgaggacCATTCTGATTCTTGCCTTGCCCTCTGCCTTAAGGTTGTAGGTTCCATGCCAACTGCTGGGAGCGCTGGCTCTGTTCCTGAAAACCTGAACCTGTTTCCAGAGCCAGGGAGCAAATCAGAAGAAACAGGCAAGAAACAGCTGTCTAAGgactccatcctttcactctaTGGATCCCAGACGCCTCAGATACCTGCCCAAGGTAGAGTCCATAGTTACGAAGGTGTGCCAGGGACTCATGAGGACATGAATGCAGGTATTATTTGCTGTGACAGGGGACAGGTCTCTTGGAGCTGGGACATAATACAGCAGACAAGCCTGCACATGACATTAGTGTTGGAAGTTAAGGTACTAGAAGATAGATATTAATGTACCTCAGGACCATATACCTGTGGCCTGGAATCACACCTCTGTGAAGTCCCATTTGAAGTCTAAATGTGGCCTCTGAAAACAAATGGTGGGTCATTGTTCCACCGGTAAACCATAGCAAGTTTTGTAGAGAATCTGTCTAAATGCTTTGCTGTGTAAAGCAGTATTCTGAGCTGAGTAGTCTTGGAAATGTCTAACTAGAAAGGAGTGGTCCGTAAGTCCAGGCTAACATTGTATCCTCTCCTCCTGGCAGCAATGTTCATGGCTCCTGCTCAGATGGCGTATCCCACAGCCTACCCCAACTTCCCTGGGGTTACACCGCCCAACAGCATCATGGGCAGCATGATGCCCCCACCAGTGGGAATGGTGGCTCAGCCAGGAGCTTCTGGAATGGTTGCCCCCATGGCCATGCCTGGGGGCTATATGGGTGGCATGCAGGCGTCAGTGATGGGTGTGCCCAATGGGATGATGACCACCCAGCAAGCTGGCTACATGGCAGGCATGGCAGCCATGCCCCAGACAATGTACGGGGTTCAGCCAGCTCAGCAGCTGCAGTGGAACCTTACTCAGGTAAGTTACCCCATTTTCCCTGCAACAAAACTTCTGAGCCTTCATTAGAGTCCTACCCTCTGCCACTGCCTTATCCCTTGAACCCTTTCCATGAAAGGGTGCCAGAGACATTTCTAggtttgcctttttttctaaAGGCCTGTTTGAAACCAGACACCGAGGAGTTCTGAATCCCATAGGAAAAGAGTAACTGCCAAAATATGAATCTTTCCCTCAAACAGAGGAGAGACACCTTtacagaaaaaattaagaaatacaagTAAAACCACCCATAAACAAACCAAAGCTACACTACCACAAGCTCCTAATGGCATGGTCTCAGGCACAGAAATACCCAGCTCCAACAGAGCCACACCACAGACAAGACTGCAAAAAGAGAAGTAGCGGGGACTTAGAGGTGAGATAAAGTCACTCAGTAAAGAGAAAGCCCTGTCCTGACAGAGACCTACTGGGAGGAGGCAACCCCGTGACCTGTGGTTTACCTCAGGGGTAGGGCTTGAAGGCTGGGCATGATGTGAATCCTAGTCCTTGGGAagccaaggcaggaagatcatgagtgtGAGACTAGGCTAGGCTACACTGTGATTCtttgtctttaaaacaaaaagtaaatcaaGAAGGGATTTGAAATAAATCCATAGGACTATAGGTGGCATCCCTGGAAAGCCACAGCTTATGAGAGAGATGAGTGTgactctggaggaggaggaattctTTGGAGACccggaaatgaaagaaaagaaacaaatgagaagtgaaaaggagaatcacagaattaAGAGGATAGACCAGCCTCCTTTTTTCCAGAAGGAGGATCCTctaacagaaaaggaaatcaagtAACCCTCCCAGACTCTCACGCACATCTGCATTACTGCTGATTGCGAGAAACATGGTTCCACAAGATAAGCAGAATGTGGTAGATGACATTTACATAAACCTATGAGgaggaaacaaaatcaaatatttctcctggtgccagatgctggtggctcagcctataatcttagctattcaggaggctgagatctgaggattgtggtttgaagccagcctgggaaggaaagtccatgagactctcatctccaataaactactcagaaaaggctagaagtggcactgtggcttgagtgataaagcactagccttgagtagaagaagctcagggacagtgcccaggccctgagttcaagtcccaggactggaacatttttttttcaaagtcatgAAGCACAAGAACACCAAGCCTGAATTAATTGTCTTGAAATAAACATTGCAGTTAAGACAAAACAGTTTGCTGCTAAATATGGTGGCACACAAAACTGAAATTTCCTAATTATAAGAGTAATTTTTGTAGTGATATTGGGGATTGAAACCAGAGTTTTACATATGCTGGACATGTACTCTGCCCCTGAACTCCACCCCTGGCTCCTAaatcatttttaaacattttttattgttattactaaggtgatgtaaaaaggggttactgtttcataagtcaggtaatgagtacttttcttttgggacagtgtcacgcCTTCCTTCACACTCTCCCAGTTTtaccctcccttccctgcctacaaattgtatagttcattttcaacatataatctactgagtaccactgctgcataaTAGAATACATAGACTACAAAATGTAGCTAATATAACcaacacattaaaaatataatatgaaGTTGAGACCCAGTGTATCAGTCATATCAGCAAGTATGCAGATGGGCCCATAACTCATCGCTTAGTTATTAGATTTTAGAAAGTATACTGAAACAGTTATTCACAGTAAAATCAAAGGGATGGGGAAAGGAAAGTCATAGTAGTGATTAGCGTATACACAAGCTGTCTACCTCTAACTGTGTTTCTACTTCCTTTTTCCTGTGGCCTGGCATTCCTAAGTAGTATTGCTCTTTGAAGGTTTAGTAGAGGTGAAATTGTATGGCACCAACTGCTTGCTCATGCAGTAATTCTTTGATGAtagctttctttgtttctttgatggAAGTCAGCTTTTAGAAAACTGTATTtcccaccaggcactggtgggaaCACCAGgcacagctcacgcctgtaatcccatctactcaggaggctgagatctgaggatcctggttcaaagcctgcccaggcaggaaagtctgagagactcttatctccaattaaccaccagaaaaccagaagtggcactatggatcaagtagtagagtgctatccctgagctgaagagctcagggacagtgcccaggtccagagttcaagcccaatgaaagaaagaaaagaaaggggagagagggagagagagagagagagagagagagagagagagagagagagagagagagagagagagatctgcatTTCCCTAGATTATCTGTTACACTAAGAttgtaaaatttctttattaaaaagtaGCCCATACTCCAAATCTCgtttccccttcctgcctttgttCATGTGGAACAATCCTgtttcttattttctcccactgcAATCAATCAAGCAAGCCAGCCCACATGCAGACACTCTCTGCTGGAGCTGAGGCAAGTACACAGCAGCTGGGcttggccttgcactctcagGGTTGGCTGAGGACTGCTAAATTTCTGCCTACTACAGCCtggattccttctttctttccctgacaTTCGTCTTTGGCAAGATTGGCCTCCTGAAGAGTCCTTTGAAAAGATGCCAGGGCATGTATGTgccctctgtctccctttgtctcatcctcccatctctgcagACTGAAATACTGCTGCCCTGTTTTGGGAACTGATTGGCTGAATGCTCCCAGCCTGCTCTGAaagtctcttctttccttttcagatGACCCAGCAGATGGCTGGGATGAACTTCTATGGAGCCAACGGCATGATGAACTATGGACAGTCAATGAATGGTGGAAATGGACAGGCAGCAAATCAGACTCTCAGTCCTCAGAtgtggaaataaaagcaaaacacctGTACAGCTGGCATTCTCCTCAGCTCGCTctgctcctttctcttcctctctcttcccatccccttTCCCACCTCTCTCTGTTTGGTTTAGAAATCGCTCAGTAAGTCATTTGGGGGTTTGGCATCCTGCCCAACCCAGCCACTTCCCAAACATGCAGGCCTCTCTGCTGCTTTATGTGTTCATGTCCCCTGGCCGTCCCCATATCTTCCCTCGCCACAGCCCCTGCCCTCTTCTGGCACCAGCACCTTAGAAATGGTCAGCCGAAAGCACTTGAACTGCAGGAAAAATGGGCACACTTTCAGTTCTTTTCCTCAAGATTGAGCCCCCTTGAAAATCCTCAGAAAGGTTTGTGGTGTTGTGTGTGAGGGAAAGGAAGGGTGTGGAGGTCCTTCTGCTGTTTCTAAGTGCTGGAAGTTTTGGTTGAAGAGGGAGGCACTGTGTTGCCAAGCTCGGGAATGAAGACAGTACTGCAATCACATACTCCTTGGGCCTTGGATCTGGTTGACCCTGGCCCTGGGGTGAGGCAAGCCCCTTCCTGTGAGGATGAGCAAAAATCTGACTTCACTTCATCCTGAGTGCTTCCTGGATCTGGGGCTTCAGGATGCTCTGCTTCCATCAGCCTTTATTAGCACCAAAGACTTCATGAAGGCCACCCCCAGACCCACACCCCTTGCCCGCCCCCTCCTGCCTTCAGCAGGATCTGGCTCATGGCTGGAGGGCCAATCCCTATGTGGGAATGCAGTGCATAacatgtgtgctgtgtgtgtgtgtgtgtgtgtgtgtgtgtatgtgtgtgtgtccatgtctaCTACCTGCTCTTTCCCCATCTGCTCtcagcattttttattttgttttaggtttATACTAGAGAGGAGTTAATTTATCAACAACCTGAAACTGTTGCCAgtttttcttataattttcaaaaaattgCCGTCTCATTGAcagctcccttcctcctttcccttcccctgtccTCCAGTCAGTTTCATGCCTGCGTATCCAGGTCCCCTGCTGCCCACCTTTGGCCTGGTGTATGAGGCAGAGGTCCTGGACAGCTTTCTTCTCAGCCATTGTTAACCCCACTTGAAAATTTAAACAAGACAACTTTGCTTAAAAGATTTCACATGTGGGAACCACAATGCCTGGTTGCCTTTctcctgtgtatgtgtaaatTCCTTAATAAATATTGCAGGGAAGGACTTTGCTCAGCTGTTACAGTGTGTTACTCTtgcaggagggggagggacacACATTTCCTGCCTCACTGCTATTTTAGaaattctgttcttttttatatcttttttattatttgtttattaatagaacacaaattttttttacaagttgttgtgcaaaaagggtacagttacatagtagggcagtgtgtacatttcttgtgatatcttatgtcccgtttttctatcccttctctaggtcaggtagacatatagaAATTCTGTTCTTAGTGTACCAAAGCCAGGCCTAGGCTCCAGCAGTCAGAAAGGATCCAGAGATGTAACTGGAGATGAACAGAGCTTTGTACCTATAAAGGTCTCCGAACATCAGAACCAAGAGCATCTTTTCCATCTACTGATGGAGACCCAGAGAAAGGAATCAGTTACCTAGATGTTTACTTCCTTGGCAGGATCTGCAGTGGATTCCAAAAGTCTAGACATCTAGCCTCTTGTTCTCTCCCTGTATCTGGGTGATTAAAATGAAAGTTTAAATTTCTCCCCATTAAGGGAGCAGTAGCTTTGCCTTGTAAAAGTGACCCATACCTTCTTAGGGTCAGAAGAAGTAGGAACCGAACTCCTGAACTGGTCACGGGAATTAGAGACAGAAcacatggtgtgtgtgggggggagttaTAATATAAAGGGAAAATGGTCTGTAgtccttttcttcctctatttgaTTCTTTGCTGTGGGCAGAAGTGATTATGGAccctctcccacttcccccttcaCTGTTCCCTTTGAGTACCAACTTGTGACTGCTACAGGTCTAAGCAGGAGAACAGCACAGTGACCAAGAAAATGGACTGTAGATCAGACCACCAAGATTCATAGTCCTTCATTTTGGGATGCCCAAAATACCTGGTGTGTCTGTGAAAATGGAGTGAGTAGGGCTGGGTGCTATGGTAGTGGGGCTAAAGGACAATGGAGTGACTTACAACAGCACTTCTATGATATAAGGTACATGAGACCAGCAAGGTATTCCTTAGAAagtctaaaatataaaatagcttGAAAAATAGATTACTTGTTCTGTTACCACTTCAATACCTAGAATATAATATCCATATACTAATGGCTCTGAAAAGTCCTGTGGGAAAGACAACTCTCATGGTTTTCTAGCATTTACCAACATTTACTATAGAATCCAACTTTTCTGGAGCATCTAATATCCATGGAATACTAGTTGGAAAAGCAACCAGAAAAAATACTTCAGGAGATACAATTGTGAGGTTTGACTAATGGACAAGACATGTGATGGTGGTAGAGAAAGGAATCAAAGAAATCTGAATTTCTAGGTAACgtgaaaagttttgttttatgttggtagtcaggcttgaactcagcctcacattctcactcagctttttttttgctcaaggctggcactctttatcacttgagccatgcctccacttccatcttcttgctggttaattggagatagaatctcaagtttatttgcccaggttggttttgaacattgattctcagacctcagcttcctgagtagctaggattatagatgtgagccactgataccagcTGTGAAAGAATTTAAATTGTCTGTTGTATTTCTAGTTCCAGATGACTGGCTGGAAACTGGATTTAAATTTGAGGTTCAGGGAAGAGGTTATGAgctaaggtatggctcaagtggtagagcactagccagagCAAGGAAGAGGTTAGACTGGAGAAATCAAAGTTAGCCCTTTGTAGGTATAATTTAATGCCATGGTACTGGGGAGGAGAGGATCATACAGGGTTTatttagctaggcactggtggctcacatctgtaacgctagctacttgggaggctgagatctgaaggatcgttgtttgaagccagcctggccagaaaagtccatgaaattctatctccaaaacaaccaagcAGCGGCGGAGCGTTGGGGGAGCGGGCAGGCGGGCGCGCCGCGGGCTCTGACCGCGCGGCCTCCACGTGGCCGGAGCCggccctccccctcgccccccccccccccccgcgtcggGGGCACGGCCGGGCgtcgcccccctccccgcccccgggccgGCGGGCAGGGCCATGCGTGAGGACCCCGCGGGCCGTCGAGGCGGGGCTCGGCTGGGCTCCCGGGCGTCTCTCCGCG
Encoded here:
- the Smap2 gene encoding stromal membrane-associated protein 2; the encoded protein is MTGKSVKDVDRYQAVLANLLLEEDNKFCADCQSKGPRWASWNIGVFICIRCAGIHRNLGVHISRVKSVNLDQWTQEQIQCMQEMGNGKANRLYEAYLPETFRRPQIDPAVEGFIRDKYEKKKYMDRSLDINAFRKEKDDKWKRGSEAAPEKKMEPVVFEKVKMPQKKEDPQLPRKSSPKSTAPVMDLLGLDAPVACSITNSKTSNTLEKDLDLLASVSSPSSVSRKVVGSMPTAGSAGSVPENLNLFPEPGSKSEETGKKQLSKDSILSLYGSQTPQIPAQAMFMAPAQMAYPTAYPNFPGVTPPNSIMGSMMPPPVGMVAQPGASGMVAPMAMPGGYMGGMQASVMGVPNGMMTTQQAGYMAGMAAMPQTMYGVQPAQQLQWNLTQMTQQMAGMNFYGANGMMNYGQSMNGGNGQAANQTLSPQMWK